The Hyalangium minutum genomic interval TGCCCAGAGCCAGGTGGAGCATAGCCAGGTAGGTGTCTTCGCGTTTCTCCCAGCGGATGAGGATCCTTCGGAAACGGTTCATCCAAGAGTGAGAGCGTTCCACCACCCAGCGGCGTGCCTTCTTACGGCGACTCTTTTTCGGGGGCGTAGCTGGAGGCCGCCGCGGGCGGATGTGCAAGCGCAG includes:
- a CDS encoding transposase, whose product is LRLHIRPRRPPATPPKKSRRKKARRWVVERSHSWMNRFRRILIRWEKREDTYLAMLHLALGIITWFHFLPR